The Populus alba chromosome 4, ASM523922v2, whole genome shotgun sequence genome contains a region encoding:
- the LOC118031089 gene encoding B3 domain-containing transcription factor VRN1 isoform X5: protein MGEGDGKPLMFVAKPPHFFKVILEDSLREGKLMLPQKFVTRCGMDLTNLARLKVLGEAWEIELTKCDGKVWLQKGWKEFAEYYSVACGHFLVFEYEGNCDFHVLIFDNSATEIDYPLKSNRSEVPGRGLLEECKKHRGEENNSVEILDHFSPSRRTRKKSPLPCPRPHKMVRAYSTYETGTCSKLNTSVEVPPTGTWSGGMKLEGSKTMAKLRCSVRGLDEEDSIRGGRGMLMARGQRLSHAGAIANMRPLTCYEKAKALCRASAFKSENPFFKSVPSSFARKYFTKNKGNVSLCVTDGRTWPVKYHNRTKYGVIFCHGWRAFAKDNKLAVGDFCVFELINVTEMSLKVLFFRLKDVESLLSSADMGGANQVEPNKSLVAKPQSEWNSRDGAGISDPDDEHKPGEFEHSESRFEVEPDKFGKPELKISSSVLVTRGSETESKFISTHPFFKVVLRSYFLNRCFVSVPMSFVERYFKHKSQTLMLQVADRSWPVKLIIRWTQRQAILSAGWARFARENSLQVGDVCAFEIIKNGMLKVLISRSGR from the exons ATGGGTGAAGGTGATGGTAAACCCTTGATGTTTGTGGCAAAACCACCCCATTTTTTCAAGGTAATTCTCGAGGATTCTCTTCGTGAAGGAAAGCTG ATGCTTCCACAAAAGTTTGTGACGAGATGTGGGATGGATCTCACAAATCTGGCACGCCTTAAGGTCCTTGGTGAGGCTTGGGAAATTGAGTTGACAAAGTGTGATGGTAAAGTTTGGTTGCAAAAGGGTTGGAAGGAATTTGCAGAGTATTACTCTGTAGCCTGCGGCCACTTCCTTGTTTTTGAATATGAAGGAAATTGTGATTTCCATGTCCTCATATTTGACAATAGTGCCACAGAGATAGATTATCCACTTAAGAGCAACCGCAGTGAGGTGCCTGGTCGTGGACTGCTCGAAGAGTGCAAGAAGCATAGAGGGGAAGAAAATAACTCGGTTGAAATCCTGGACCACTTTTCACCATCGCgaagaacaagaaagaaatcaCCATTACCATGTCCTCGGCCTCACAAGATGGTGAGAGCCTATTCAACTTATGAAACTGGGACCTGTTCAAAGCTAAACACTTCGGTGGAGGTTCCGCCTACAGGCACTTGGTCTGGGGGGATGAAGCTGGAGGGTTCCAAGACGATGGCAAAGTTGCGTTGTTCTGTCAGGGGACTTGATG AGGAAGATTCCATCAGAGGTGGTCGAGGCATGTTAATGGCTAGGGGTCAAAGATTATCGCATGCTGGGGCTATTGCAAATATGCGACCACTGACATGCTATGAAAAAGCTAAAGCTCTATGCAGAGCTAGTGCTTTCAAATCTGAAAATCCCTTCTTCAAG AGTGTACCAAGCAGCTTTGCTCGAAAGTATTTCaccaaaaacaaaggaaatgtTTCCCTTTGTGTTACAGATGGTAGAACATGGCCGGTTAAGTACCACAATCGCACAAAATATGGAGTCATATTCTGTCATGGGTGGAGGGCATTTGCCAAGGACAATAAGCTGGCTGTTGGTGACTTTTGTGTCTTTGAACTGATTAATGTTACTGAAATGTCattgaaagttttgtttttccGCCTGAAGGATGTAGAGAGTCTCCTGTCATCAG CAGATATGGGAGGAGCCAATCAAGTTGAACCAAATAAAAGCCTGGTGGCTAAACCTCAATCTGAATGGAATAGCAGAGATGGTGCTGGAATTTCTGACCCTGATGATGAACATAAACCTGGAGAATTTGAGCATTCTGAATCAAGATTTGAAGTTGAACCCG ACAAGTTTGGGAAACCTGAGCTAAAAATTAGTTCTTCTGTGCTGGTTACTCGAGGTTCCGAAACTGAGAGCAAATTCATCTCAACACATCCATTCTTCAAAGTTGTTCTACGGTCATATTTTCTCAACAGATGCTTCGTG TCCGTGCCGATGAGCTTCGTTGAGAGGTACTTTAAGCACAAAAGTCAGACTCTTATGCTTCAAGTTGCAGATAGATCATGGCCTGTGAAGTTGATCATCCGTTGGACTCAAAGACAAGCTATATTATCTGCCGGCTGGGCAAGATTTGCAAGAGAAAATTCTCTGCAGGTGGGTGATGTTTGTGCCTTTGAGATCATCAAGAATGGCATGCTGAAAGTTTTAATTTCCAGAAGTGGTCGCTAA
- the LOC118031089 gene encoding B3 domain-containing transcription factor VRN1 isoform X6: MGEGDGKPLMFVAKPPHFFKVILEDSLREGKLMLPQKFVTRCGMDLTNLARLKVLGEAWEIELTKCDGKVWLQKGWKEFAEYYSVACGHFLVFEYEGNCDFHVLIFDNSATEIDYPLKSNRSEVPGRGLLEECKKHRGEENNSVEILDHFSPSRRTRKKSPLPCPRPHKMVRAYSTYETGTCSKLNTSVEVPPTGTWSGGMKLEGSKTMAKLRCSVRGLDEEDSIRGGRGMLMARGQRLSHAGAIANMRPLTCYEKAKALCRASAFKSENPFFKVAMSPSYVHTGYKLSVPSSFARKYFTKNKGNVSLCVTDGRTWPVKYHNRTKYGVIFCHGWRAFAKDNKLAVGDFCVFELINVTEMSLKVLFFRLKDVESLLSSADMGGANQVEPNKSLVAKPQSEWNSRDGAGISDPDDEHKPGEFEHSESRFEVEPDKFGKPELKISSSVLVTRGSETESKFISTHPFFKVVLRSYFLNRCFVSVPMSFVERYFKHKSQTLMLQVADRSWPVKLIIRWTQRQAILSAGWARFARENSLQGSWGFLC; this comes from the exons ATGGGTGAAGGTGATGGTAAACCCTTGATGTTTGTGGCAAAACCACCCCATTTTTTCAAGGTAATTCTCGAGGATTCTCTTCGTGAAGGAAAGCTG ATGCTTCCACAAAAGTTTGTGACGAGATGTGGGATGGATCTCACAAATCTGGCACGCCTTAAGGTCCTTGGTGAGGCTTGGGAAATTGAGTTGACAAAGTGTGATGGTAAAGTTTGGTTGCAAAAGGGTTGGAAGGAATTTGCAGAGTATTACTCTGTAGCCTGCGGCCACTTCCTTGTTTTTGAATATGAAGGAAATTGTGATTTCCATGTCCTCATATTTGACAATAGTGCCACAGAGATAGATTATCCACTTAAGAGCAACCGCAGTGAGGTGCCTGGTCGTGGACTGCTCGAAGAGTGCAAGAAGCATAGAGGGGAAGAAAATAACTCGGTTGAAATCCTGGACCACTTTTCACCATCGCgaagaacaagaaagaaatcaCCATTACCATGTCCTCGGCCTCACAAGATGGTGAGAGCCTATTCAACTTATGAAACTGGGACCTGTTCAAAGCTAAACACTTCGGTGGAGGTTCCGCCTACAGGCACTTGGTCTGGGGGGATGAAGCTGGAGGGTTCCAAGACGATGGCAAAGTTGCGTTGTTCTGTCAGGGGACTTGATG AGGAAGATTCCATCAGAGGTGGTCGAGGCATGTTAATGGCTAGGGGTCAAAGATTATCGCATGCTGGGGCTATTGCAAATATGCGACCACTGACATGCTATGAAAAAGCTAAAGCTCTATGCAGAGCTAGTGCTTTCAAATCTGAAAATCCCTTCTTCAAGGTTGCCATGAGCCCATCATATGTTCATACTGGATATAAATTG AGTGTACCAAGCAGCTTTGCTCGAAAGTATTTCaccaaaaacaaaggaaatgtTTCCCTTTGTGTTACAGATGGTAGAACATGGCCGGTTAAGTACCACAATCGCACAAAATATGGAGTCATATTCTGTCATGGGTGGAGGGCATTTGCCAAGGACAATAAGCTGGCTGTTGGTGACTTTTGTGTCTTTGAACTGATTAATGTTACTGAAATGTCattgaaagttttgtttttccGCCTGAAGGATGTAGAGAGTCTCCTGTCATCAG CAGATATGGGAGGAGCCAATCAAGTTGAACCAAATAAAAGCCTGGTGGCTAAACCTCAATCTGAATGGAATAGCAGAGATGGTGCTGGAATTTCTGACCCTGATGATGAACATAAACCTGGAGAATTTGAGCATTCTGAATCAAGATTTGAAGTTGAACCCG ACAAGTTTGGGAAACCTGAGCTAAAAATTAGTTCTTCTGTGCTGGTTACTCGAGGTTCCGAAACTGAGAGCAAATTCATCTCAACACATCCATTCTTCAAAGTTGTTCTACGGTCATATTTTCTCAACAGATGCTTCGTG TCCGTGCCGATGAGCTTCGTTGAGAGGTACTTTAAGCACAAAAGTCAGACTCTTATGCTTCAAGTTGCAGATAGATCATGGCCTGTGAAGTTGATCATCCGTTGGACTCAAAGACAAGCTATATTATCTGCCGGCTGGGCAAGATTTGCAAGAGAAAATTCTCTGCAG GGAAGTTGGGGATTTCTCTGCTAA
- the LOC118031089 gene encoding B3 domain-containing transcription factor VRN1 isoform X7 has protein sequence MGEGDGKPLMFVAKPPHFFKVILEDSLREGKLMLPQKFVTRCGMDLTNLARLKVLGEAWEIELTKCDGKVWLQKGWKEFAEYYSVACGHFLVFEYEGNCDFHVLIFDNSATEIDYPLKSNRSEVPGRGLLEECKKHRGEENNSVEILDHFSPSRRTRKKSPLPCPRPHKMVRAYSTYETGTCSKLNTSVEVPPTGTWSGGMKLEGSKTMAKLRCSVRGLDEEDSIRGGRGMLMARGQRLSHAGAIANMRPLTCYEKAKALCRASAFKSENPFFKVAMSPSYVHTGYKLSVPSSFARKYFTKNKGNVSLCVTDGRTWPVKYHNRTKYGVIFCHGWRAFAKDNKLAVGDFCVFELINVTEMSLKVLFFRLKDVESLLSSADMGGANQVEPNKSLVAKPQSEWNSRDGAGISDPDDEHKPGEFEHSESRFEVEPGSETESKFISTHPFFKVVLRSYFLNRCFVSVPMSFVERYFKHKSQTLMLQVADRSWPVKLIIRWTQRQAILSAGWARFARENSLQVGDVCAFEIIKNGMLKVLISRSGR, from the exons ATGGGTGAAGGTGATGGTAAACCCTTGATGTTTGTGGCAAAACCACCCCATTTTTTCAAGGTAATTCTCGAGGATTCTCTTCGTGAAGGAAAGCTG ATGCTTCCACAAAAGTTTGTGACGAGATGTGGGATGGATCTCACAAATCTGGCACGCCTTAAGGTCCTTGGTGAGGCTTGGGAAATTGAGTTGACAAAGTGTGATGGTAAAGTTTGGTTGCAAAAGGGTTGGAAGGAATTTGCAGAGTATTACTCTGTAGCCTGCGGCCACTTCCTTGTTTTTGAATATGAAGGAAATTGTGATTTCCATGTCCTCATATTTGACAATAGTGCCACAGAGATAGATTATCCACTTAAGAGCAACCGCAGTGAGGTGCCTGGTCGTGGACTGCTCGAAGAGTGCAAGAAGCATAGAGGGGAAGAAAATAACTCGGTTGAAATCCTGGACCACTTTTCACCATCGCgaagaacaagaaagaaatcaCCATTACCATGTCCTCGGCCTCACAAGATGGTGAGAGCCTATTCAACTTATGAAACTGGGACCTGTTCAAAGCTAAACACTTCGGTGGAGGTTCCGCCTACAGGCACTTGGTCTGGGGGGATGAAGCTGGAGGGTTCCAAGACGATGGCAAAGTTGCGTTGTTCTGTCAGGGGACTTGATG AGGAAGATTCCATCAGAGGTGGTCGAGGCATGTTAATGGCTAGGGGTCAAAGATTATCGCATGCTGGGGCTATTGCAAATATGCGACCACTGACATGCTATGAAAAAGCTAAAGCTCTATGCAGAGCTAGTGCTTTCAAATCTGAAAATCCCTTCTTCAAGGTTGCCATGAGCCCATCATATGTTCATACTGGATATAAATTG AGTGTACCAAGCAGCTTTGCTCGAAAGTATTTCaccaaaaacaaaggaaatgtTTCCCTTTGTGTTACAGATGGTAGAACATGGCCGGTTAAGTACCACAATCGCACAAAATATGGAGTCATATTCTGTCATGGGTGGAGGGCATTTGCCAAGGACAATAAGCTGGCTGTTGGTGACTTTTGTGTCTTTGAACTGATTAATGTTACTGAAATGTCattgaaagttttgtttttccGCCTGAAGGATGTAGAGAGTCTCCTGTCATCAG CAGATATGGGAGGAGCCAATCAAGTTGAACCAAATAAAAGCCTGGTGGCTAAACCTCAATCTGAATGGAATAGCAGAGATGGTGCTGGAATTTCTGACCCTGATGATGAACATAAACCTGGAGAATTTGAGCATTCTGAATCAAGATTTGAAGTTGAACCCG GTTCCGAAACTGAGAGCAAATTCATCTCAACACATCCATTCTTCAAAGTTGTTCTACGGTCATATTTTCTCAACAGATGCTTCGTG TCCGTGCCGATGAGCTTCGTTGAGAGGTACTTTAAGCACAAAAGTCAGACTCTTATGCTTCAAGTTGCAGATAGATCATGGCCTGTGAAGTTGATCATCCGTTGGACTCAAAGACAAGCTATATTATCTGCCGGCTGGGCAAGATTTGCAAGAGAAAATTCTCTGCAGGTGGGTGATGTTTGTGCCTTTGAGATCATCAAGAATGGCATGCTGAAAGTTTTAATTTCCAGAAGTGGTCGCTAA
- the LOC118031089 gene encoding B3 domain-containing transcription factor VRN1 isoform X4, with product MGEGDGKPLMFVAKPPHFFKMLPQKFVTRCGMDLTNLARLKVLGEAWEIELTKCDGKVWLQKGWKEFAEYYSVACGHFLVFEYEGNCDFHVLIFDNSATEIDYPLKSNRSEVPGRGLLEECKKHRGEENNSVEILDHFSPSRRTRKKSPLPCPRPHKMVRAYSTYETGTCSKLNTSVEVPPTGTWSGGMKLEGSKTMAKLRCSVRGLDEEDSIRGGRGMLMARGQRLSHAGAIANMRPLTCYEKAKALCRASAFKSENPFFKVAMSPSYVHTGYKLSVPSSFARKYFTKNKGNVSLCVTDGRTWPVKYHNRTKYGVIFCHGWRAFAKDNKLAVGDFCVFELINVTEMSLKVLFFRLKDVESLLSSADMGGANQVEPNKSLVAKPQSEWNSRDGAGISDPDDEHKPGEFEHSESRFEVEPDKFGKPELKISSSVLVTRGSETESKFISTHPFFKVVLRSYFLNRCFVSVPMSFVERYFKHKSQTLMLQVADRSWPVKLIIRWTQRQAILSAGWARFARENSLQVGDVCAFEIIKNGMLKVLISRSGR from the exons ATGGGTGAAGGTGATGGTAAACCCTTGATGTTTGTGGCAAAACCACCCCATTTTTTCAAG ATGCTTCCACAAAAGTTTGTGACGAGATGTGGGATGGATCTCACAAATCTGGCACGCCTTAAGGTCCTTGGTGAGGCTTGGGAAATTGAGTTGACAAAGTGTGATGGTAAAGTTTGGTTGCAAAAGGGTTGGAAGGAATTTGCAGAGTATTACTCTGTAGCCTGCGGCCACTTCCTTGTTTTTGAATATGAAGGAAATTGTGATTTCCATGTCCTCATATTTGACAATAGTGCCACAGAGATAGATTATCCACTTAAGAGCAACCGCAGTGAGGTGCCTGGTCGTGGACTGCTCGAAGAGTGCAAGAAGCATAGAGGGGAAGAAAATAACTCGGTTGAAATCCTGGACCACTTTTCACCATCGCgaagaacaagaaagaaatcaCCATTACCATGTCCTCGGCCTCACAAGATGGTGAGAGCCTATTCAACTTATGAAACTGGGACCTGTTCAAAGCTAAACACTTCGGTGGAGGTTCCGCCTACAGGCACTTGGTCTGGGGGGATGAAGCTGGAGGGTTCCAAGACGATGGCAAAGTTGCGTTGTTCTGTCAGGGGACTTGATG AGGAAGATTCCATCAGAGGTGGTCGAGGCATGTTAATGGCTAGGGGTCAAAGATTATCGCATGCTGGGGCTATTGCAAATATGCGACCACTGACATGCTATGAAAAAGCTAAAGCTCTATGCAGAGCTAGTGCTTTCAAATCTGAAAATCCCTTCTTCAAGGTTGCCATGAGCCCATCATATGTTCATACTGGATATAAATTG AGTGTACCAAGCAGCTTTGCTCGAAAGTATTTCaccaaaaacaaaggaaatgtTTCCCTTTGTGTTACAGATGGTAGAACATGGCCGGTTAAGTACCACAATCGCACAAAATATGGAGTCATATTCTGTCATGGGTGGAGGGCATTTGCCAAGGACAATAAGCTGGCTGTTGGTGACTTTTGTGTCTTTGAACTGATTAATGTTACTGAAATGTCattgaaagttttgtttttccGCCTGAAGGATGTAGAGAGTCTCCTGTCATCAG CAGATATGGGAGGAGCCAATCAAGTTGAACCAAATAAAAGCCTGGTGGCTAAACCTCAATCTGAATGGAATAGCAGAGATGGTGCTGGAATTTCTGACCCTGATGATGAACATAAACCTGGAGAATTTGAGCATTCTGAATCAAGATTTGAAGTTGAACCCG ACAAGTTTGGGAAACCTGAGCTAAAAATTAGTTCTTCTGTGCTGGTTACTCGAGGTTCCGAAACTGAGAGCAAATTCATCTCAACACATCCATTCTTCAAAGTTGTTCTACGGTCATATTTTCTCAACAGATGCTTCGTG TCCGTGCCGATGAGCTTCGTTGAGAGGTACTTTAAGCACAAAAGTCAGACTCTTATGCTTCAAGTTGCAGATAGATCATGGCCTGTGAAGTTGATCATCCGTTGGACTCAAAGACAAGCTATATTATCTGCCGGCTGGGCAAGATTTGCAAGAGAAAATTCTCTGCAGGTGGGTGATGTTTGTGCCTTTGAGATCATCAAGAATGGCATGCTGAAAGTTTTAATTTCCAGAAGTGGTCGCTAA
- the LOC118031089 gene encoding B3 domain-containing transcription factor VRN1 isoform X2: MGEGDGKPLMFVAKPPHFFKVILEDSLREGKLMLPQKFVTRCGMDLTNLARLKVLGEAWEIELTKCDGKVWLQKGWKEFAEYYSVACGHFLVFEYEGNCDFHVLIFDNSATEIDYPLKSNRSEVPGRGLLEECKKHRGEENNSVEILDHFSPSRRTRKKSPLPCPRPHKMVRAYSTYETGTCSKLNTSVEVPPTGTWSGGMKLEGSKTMAKLRCSVRGLDEEDSIRGGRGMLMARGQRLSHAGAIANMRPLTCYEKAKALCRASAFKSENPFFKVAMSPSYVHTGYKLSVPSSFARKYFTKNKGNVSLCVTDGRTWPVKYHNRTKYGVIFCHGWRAFAKDNKLAVGDFCVFELINVTEMSLKVLFFRLKDVESLLSSDMGGANQVEPNKSLVAKPQSEWNSRDGAGISDPDDEHKPGEFEHSESRFEVEPDKFGKPELKISSSVLVTRGSETESKFISTHPFFKVVLRSYFLNRCFVSVPMSFVERYFKHKSQTLMLQVADRSWPVKLIIRWTQRQAILSAGWARFARENSLQVGDVCAFEIIKNGMLKVLISRSGR; this comes from the exons ATGGGTGAAGGTGATGGTAAACCCTTGATGTTTGTGGCAAAACCACCCCATTTTTTCAAGGTAATTCTCGAGGATTCTCTTCGTGAAGGAAAGCTG ATGCTTCCACAAAAGTTTGTGACGAGATGTGGGATGGATCTCACAAATCTGGCACGCCTTAAGGTCCTTGGTGAGGCTTGGGAAATTGAGTTGACAAAGTGTGATGGTAAAGTTTGGTTGCAAAAGGGTTGGAAGGAATTTGCAGAGTATTACTCTGTAGCCTGCGGCCACTTCCTTGTTTTTGAATATGAAGGAAATTGTGATTTCCATGTCCTCATATTTGACAATAGTGCCACAGAGATAGATTATCCACTTAAGAGCAACCGCAGTGAGGTGCCTGGTCGTGGACTGCTCGAAGAGTGCAAGAAGCATAGAGGGGAAGAAAATAACTCGGTTGAAATCCTGGACCACTTTTCACCATCGCgaagaacaagaaagaaatcaCCATTACCATGTCCTCGGCCTCACAAGATGGTGAGAGCCTATTCAACTTATGAAACTGGGACCTGTTCAAAGCTAAACACTTCGGTGGAGGTTCCGCCTACAGGCACTTGGTCTGGGGGGATGAAGCTGGAGGGTTCCAAGACGATGGCAAAGTTGCGTTGTTCTGTCAGGGGACTTGATG AGGAAGATTCCATCAGAGGTGGTCGAGGCATGTTAATGGCTAGGGGTCAAAGATTATCGCATGCTGGGGCTATTGCAAATATGCGACCACTGACATGCTATGAAAAAGCTAAAGCTCTATGCAGAGCTAGTGCTTTCAAATCTGAAAATCCCTTCTTCAAGGTTGCCATGAGCCCATCATATGTTCATACTGGATATAAATTG AGTGTACCAAGCAGCTTTGCTCGAAAGTATTTCaccaaaaacaaaggaaatgtTTCCCTTTGTGTTACAGATGGTAGAACATGGCCGGTTAAGTACCACAATCGCACAAAATATGGAGTCATATTCTGTCATGGGTGGAGGGCATTTGCCAAGGACAATAAGCTGGCTGTTGGTGACTTTTGTGTCTTTGAACTGATTAATGTTACTGAAATGTCattgaaagttttgtttttccGCCTGAAGGATGTAGAGAGTCTCCTGTCATCAG ATATGGGAGGAGCCAATCAAGTTGAACCAAATAAAAGCCTGGTGGCTAAACCTCAATCTGAATGGAATAGCAGAGATGGTGCTGGAATTTCTGACCCTGATGATGAACATAAACCTGGAGAATTTGAGCATTCTGAATCAAGATTTGAAGTTGAACCCG ACAAGTTTGGGAAACCTGAGCTAAAAATTAGTTCTTCTGTGCTGGTTACTCGAGGTTCCGAAACTGAGAGCAAATTCATCTCAACACATCCATTCTTCAAAGTTGTTCTACGGTCATATTTTCTCAACAGATGCTTCGTG TCCGTGCCGATGAGCTTCGTTGAGAGGTACTTTAAGCACAAAAGTCAGACTCTTATGCTTCAAGTTGCAGATAGATCATGGCCTGTGAAGTTGATCATCCGTTGGACTCAAAGACAAGCTATATTATCTGCCGGCTGGGCAAGATTTGCAAGAGAAAATTCTCTGCAGGTGGGTGATGTTTGTGCCTTTGAGATCATCAAGAATGGCATGCTGAAAGTTTTAATTTCCAGAAGTGGTCGCTAA
- the LOC118031089 gene encoding B3 domain-containing transcription factor VRN1 isoform X10 encodes MGEGDGKPLMFVAKPPHFFKVILEDSLREGKLMLPQKFVTRCGMDLTNLARLKVLGEAWEIELTKCDGKVWLQKGWKEFAEYYSVACGHFLVFEYEGNCDFHVLIFDNSATEIDYPLKSNRSEVPGRGLLEECKKHRGEENNSVEILDHFSPSRRTRKKSPLPCPRPHKMVRAYSTYETGTCSKLNTSVEVPPTGTWSGGMKLEGSKTMAKLRCSVRGLDEEDSIRGGRGMLMARGQRLSHAGAIANMRPLTCYEKAKALCRASAFKSENPFFKVAMSPSYVHTGYKLSVPSSFARKYFTKNKGNVSLCVTDGRTWPVKYHNRTKYGVIFCHGWRAFAKDNKLAVGDFCVFELINVTEMSLKVLFFRLKDVESLLSSADMGGANQVEPNKSLVAKPQSEWNSRDGAGISDPDDEHKPGEFEHSESRFEVEPVRADELR; translated from the exons ATGGGTGAAGGTGATGGTAAACCCTTGATGTTTGTGGCAAAACCACCCCATTTTTTCAAGGTAATTCTCGAGGATTCTCTTCGTGAAGGAAAGCTG ATGCTTCCACAAAAGTTTGTGACGAGATGTGGGATGGATCTCACAAATCTGGCACGCCTTAAGGTCCTTGGTGAGGCTTGGGAAATTGAGTTGACAAAGTGTGATGGTAAAGTTTGGTTGCAAAAGGGTTGGAAGGAATTTGCAGAGTATTACTCTGTAGCCTGCGGCCACTTCCTTGTTTTTGAATATGAAGGAAATTGTGATTTCCATGTCCTCATATTTGACAATAGTGCCACAGAGATAGATTATCCACTTAAGAGCAACCGCAGTGAGGTGCCTGGTCGTGGACTGCTCGAAGAGTGCAAGAAGCATAGAGGGGAAGAAAATAACTCGGTTGAAATCCTGGACCACTTTTCACCATCGCgaagaacaagaaagaaatcaCCATTACCATGTCCTCGGCCTCACAAGATGGTGAGAGCCTATTCAACTTATGAAACTGGGACCTGTTCAAAGCTAAACACTTCGGTGGAGGTTCCGCCTACAGGCACTTGGTCTGGGGGGATGAAGCTGGAGGGTTCCAAGACGATGGCAAAGTTGCGTTGTTCTGTCAGGGGACTTGATG AGGAAGATTCCATCAGAGGTGGTCGAGGCATGTTAATGGCTAGGGGTCAAAGATTATCGCATGCTGGGGCTATTGCAAATATGCGACCACTGACATGCTATGAAAAAGCTAAAGCTCTATGCAGAGCTAGTGCTTTCAAATCTGAAAATCCCTTCTTCAAGGTTGCCATGAGCCCATCATATGTTCATACTGGATATAAATTG AGTGTACCAAGCAGCTTTGCTCGAAAGTATTTCaccaaaaacaaaggaaatgtTTCCCTTTGTGTTACAGATGGTAGAACATGGCCGGTTAAGTACCACAATCGCACAAAATATGGAGTCATATTCTGTCATGGGTGGAGGGCATTTGCCAAGGACAATAAGCTGGCTGTTGGTGACTTTTGTGTCTTTGAACTGATTAATGTTACTGAAATGTCattgaaagttttgtttttccGCCTGAAGGATGTAGAGAGTCTCCTGTCATCAG CAGATATGGGAGGAGCCAATCAAGTTGAACCAAATAAAAGCCTGGTGGCTAAACCTCAATCTGAATGGAATAGCAGAGATGGTGCTGGAATTTCTGACCCTGATGATGAACATAAACCTGGAGAATTTGAGCATTCTGAATCAAGATTTGAAGTTGAACCCG TCCGTGCCGATGAGCTTCGTTGA